From one Amaranthus tricolor cultivar Red isolate AtriRed21 chromosome 17, ASM2621246v1, whole genome shotgun sequence genomic stretch:
- the LOC130804613 gene encoding beta-adaptin-like protein A has translation MAPPPAYQSQRSPSPSQPSGKSEVSDLRFQLRQLAGSRAPGADDSKRELFKKVISYMTIGIDVSSVFSEMVMCSATSDIVLKKMCYLYVGNYAKYNPDLALLTINFLQRDCKDQDPMIRGLALRSLCSLRVANLVEYLVGPLSSGLKDGSNYVRMVAVMGVLKLYHISAATCIDADFPSVIKHMMLNDLETQVVANCLLALQEIWSAEASSSEEASRERDALLSKPIIYYFLNRIREFSEWAQCLVLELVARYVPSDSSEIYDIMNLLEDRLQHANGAVVLATIKVFMHLTLSMTDVHQQVYERIKAPLITLVNTGSPEQSYAVLSHLHLLVMRAPMLFSSDYKHFYCHYNEPIYVKKLKLEMLTAVANEDNTYEIVTELCEYVANVDIPIARESIRAVGKIALQQYDVNAIVDRLLQFLEMEKDYVTAETLVLVKDLLRKYPQWSHDCIAVVGSISSKNVQEPKAKAALIWMLGEYAQDVADAPYVLESMIENWEEEDSAEVRLHLLTASMKCFFRRAPETQKALGAALAAGIADFHQDVHDRALFYYRLLQQSTSIAEKVINPPKQAVSVFADTQSSEIKDRIFDEFNSLSVVYQKPSYMFTDKEHRGPFEFSDELGNLSIGADSSDNVVSVERVEANDKDLLLITTDKDDSTAFSNNDAGYSAPLIDASSGPLVALDTQPVVQTAQASMAIDDLLGLGFSTPAPTPAPAPPSLQLNAKAIIGPGTFQQKWRQLPISLSQETQLTPQFVAALTTPQSLLRHMQAHSIHCIASGGQAPNFKYFFFAQKAEDTSTFFVECVINTSSCKAQIKIKADDQSTSNAFSDLLQSALSKFGMH, from the exons ATGGCTCCTCCTCCAGCTTATCAATCTCAGCGATCTCCTTCCCCTTCTCAACCTTCTGG GAAAAGTGAAGTTTCAGATTTGAGGTTTCAACTACGCCAACTTGCAGGCAGTCGTGCACCTGGAGCTGATGATTCGAAGCGTGAGCTCTTCAAGAAAGTAATCTCGTACATGACCATTGGTATTGATGTTTCATCGGTTTTTAGTGAAATGGTCATGTGCTCTGCTACTTCAGATATTGTTCTGAAGAAAATGTGCTATCTGTATGTGGGGAATTATGCAAAGTACAATCCTGATCTTGCGCTTCTCACTATTAATTTTCTTCAAAGGGATTGCAAGGATCAGGACCCAATGATTCGGGGTCTTGCCTTGAGGAGTCTTTGTTCGTTGCGTGTTGCTAATTTGGTTGAGTATTTGGTTGGTCCATTGAGCTCAGGGTTGAAAGATGGTAGCAATTATGTGAGAATGGTTGCTGTCATGGGTGTCTTAAAACTGTATCATATTTCTGCTGCAACTTGTATTGATGCCGATTTTCCTTCAGTGATCAAGCATATGATGCTCAATGATTTGGAAACCCAG GTTGTTGCCAACTGTTTGTTAGCCTTGCAAGAAATATGGAGTGCAGAAGCAAGTTCGTCTGAAGAAGCATCTAGGGAGAGAGATGCTTTGCTCAGCAAgccaattatatattatttcctGAATCG GATTAGAGAATTCAGTGAATGGGCTCAATGTCTTGTGCTCGAATTGGTTGCTAGATATGTGCCATCTGATAGCAGTGAAATATATGACATCATGAATCTTCTCGAGGACAGGCTTCAGCATGCTAATGGTGCTGTTGTTTTGGCCACCATTAAGGTGTTTATGCATTTAACCTTGTCCATGACTGATGTTCATCAACAG GTGTATGAACGTATTAAAGCTCCTCTTATAACCCTGGTCAACACTGGGAGTCCAGAACAGTCTTACGCGGTGTTGAGCCATCTTCATCTGTTAGTGATGCGTGCACCAATGCTGTTTTCGTCGGATTACAAACATTTCTATTGCCACTATAATGAACCAATTTATGTGAAAAAGTTGAAGCTTGAAATGTTGACTGCTGTTGCGAATGAGGATAATACATATGAAATTG TAACTGAGCTATGCGAGTATGTTGCTAATGTTGACATTCCGATTGCCCGTGAATCTATTCGAGCTGTTGGGAAGATAGCATTGCAGCAGTATGATGTGAATGCAATTGTTGATAGGTTACTTCAGTTTCTGGAGATGGAAAAGGACTATGTGACAGCTGAAACCCTT GTCCTTGTTAAAGATTTGCTGCGGAAGTATCCTCAATGGAGCCATGATTGCATTGCTGTTGTTGGAAGCATCAGTAGCAAGAATGTTCAAGAGCCGAAGGCTAAGGCAGCTCTTATTTGGATGCTTGGGGAGTACGCACAGGACGTGGCAGATGCTCCTTATGTGTTGGAGAGTATGATTGAGAACTGGGAAGAGGAGGATTCTGCAGAG GTTCGTTTGCACCTGCTTACAGCATCAATGAAGTGCTTCTTTAGAAGGGCACCTGAAACTCAAAAGGCTCTGGGAGCAGCACTGGCAGCTGGCATTGCTGATTTTCACCAG GATGTCCATGACAGAGCTCTATTCTACTATAGGCTTCTTCAGCAAAGTACATCAATAGCTGAAAAGGTGATAAATCCTCCTAAGCAAGCTGTGTCAGTGTTTGCTGATACTCAGAGCAGTGAAATCAAAGATCGTATTTTTGATGAATTCAACAGTCTCTCGGTTGTATATCAGAAG CCATCTTACATGTTCACTGATAAGGAACACCGAGGGCCATTTGAGTTTTCTGATGAACTTGGAAATTTATCCATTGGAGCGGATTCTTCTGACAATGTAGTTTCTGTTGAGAGAGTTGAGGCCAATGACAAGGATCTCCTCCTTATCACAACAGATAAGGATGACAGTACAGCTTTCAGTAACAATGATGCTGGTTATAGTGCTCCTCTTATCGATGCATCTTCAGGACCTCTTGTTGCTTTAGATACACAACCAGTGGTACAAACCGCACAGGCTAGTATGGCTATTGATGATTTACTTGGTTTAGGTTTCTCCACACCTGCTCCTACTCCTGCTCCAGCTCCACCTTCTCTACAACTTAATGCAAAGGCTATTATAGGTCCTGGGACTTTCCAGCAAAAATGGCGTCAGTTACCTATATCTTTATCACAG GAAACCCAGTTGACTCCTCAATTTGTTGCGGCATTAACCACACCTCAATCCCTTCTCCGGCATATGCAAGCGCACTCTATACACTGCATTGCCTCTGGTGGTCAAGCACCAAATTTCAAGTACTTTTTCTTTGCTCAGAAAGCCGAGGATACATCCACATTTTTTGTAGAGTGCGTCATCAATACTTCATCGTGTAAAGCTCAAATAAAGATCAAAGCTGATGACCAAAGTACATCGAATGCATTCTCAGATTTGCTTCAGTCAGCGTTGTCCAAATTCGGCATGCATTGA